Proteins encoded in a region of the Mustelus asterias unplaced genomic scaffold, sMusAst1.hap1.1 HAP1_SCAFFOLD_2333, whole genome shotgun sequence genome:
- the LOC144489587 gene encoding uncharacterized protein LOC144489587 translates to MEKPWKCADCEKGYRAPSELEAHRRSHTGERPFICSQCEKGFNQLPSLRIHQRVHTGERPFTCSQCGKGFSQLSNLQRHQRIHTGERPFTCSQCGKGFTRSSHLQSHQRVHTGERPFTCSQCGKGFVQLSDLQRHQRVHTGEGPFTCSQCGKGFTRSFHLLRHQRVHTGERPFTCSQCGKGFTRSSHLQTHQRVHTGERPFSCPQCGKGFTQLSTLRTHQRVHTGERPFTCSQCGKSFRVSSQLLRHQQVHE, encoded by the coding sequence atggagaaaccatggaaatgtgcggactgtgagaagggatacagagccccatcagagctggaagctcatcggcgcagccacactggggagaggccgtttatctgctctcagtgtgagaagggatttaatcagttacCCAGCTTACggatacaccagcgggttcacactggggagaggccattcacctgctctcagtgtggaaagggattcagtcagttatccaacctgcagagacaccagcgaattcacactggagagaggccatttacctgctctcagtgtgggaagggattcactcggtcatcccacctgcagagccaccagcgagttcacactggggagaggccattcacctgctctcagtgtgggaagggattcgttcagttatccgacctgcagagacaccagcgagttcacactggagaggggccatttacctgctctcagtgtgggaagggattcactcggtcattccacctgctgagacaccagcgagttcacactggggagaggccattcacctgctctcagtgtgggaagggattcactcggtcatctcacctgcagacacaccagcgagttcacactggggagaggccattcagctgccctcagtgtgggaagggattcactcagttatccaccctgcggacacaccaacgagttcacactggggagagaccgttcacctgctctcagtgtgggaagagtttcagagtttcatcccagctgctgagacaccaacaagttcacgagtga
- the LOC144489585 gene encoding uncharacterized protein LOC144489585 has protein sequence MFCMWTRLQLISRLERQEETQTMEKPWKCGDCGKGFKSSFRLDIHQRIHTGEKPFLCSVCGKGFTKTTYLMLHQRIHTEERPFSCTHCGKRFNSTSSLATHQRIHTGVKPFTCPVCGERFTRSSGLWTHQ, from the coding sequence ATGTTCTgtatgtggacgaggcttcaactgatctctaggctggagagacaggaagagacccagaccatggagaaaccttggaaatgtggggactgtgggaagggattcaagtcTTCTTTCCGGCTGGATATCcatcaacgcattcacactggggagaagccattcctctgttctgtgtgtgggaagggatttaccaaGACAACCTACCTGATgttacaccagagaattcacactgaggagaggcccttcagctgcactcactgtgggaagaggttcaacaGCACATCCAGCCTCGctacacaccagcggattcacactggggtgaagccgttcacctgccctgtgtgcggtgagagattcactcggtcatccggccTTTGGACACATCAGTGA